A genomic stretch from Algoriphagus halophilus includes:
- a CDS encoding glutamine synthetase III family protein, whose protein sequence is MATLRQQALSMVQARQRSAVKAPSTKISDYFGENVFGTAQMKVSLAPSVFKKVMEAIDKGSKIDVSTAEEIASAVKTWALAKGVTHYTHWFQPLTGSTAEKHDSFFDALGGLEKFKGSALVQQEPDASSFPNGGIRSTFEARGYTAWDPSSPIFIFENTLCIPTIFVSYTGEALDYKTPLLKSMEAINDASVQICQLFDRNVKKVFPSLGVEQEYFVVDKALFAARPDLVMAGRTVFGHSPARGQQLDDHYFGTIPTRVKDFMVDFEIESHKLGIPVMTRHNEVAPGQFEVAPLFEEINKATDHNQLLMDVMDKVAEKHNLKVLFHEKPFAGVNGSGKHNNWSLITDTGVNLFQPSSSARENLQFLTFLVATIKAVYDHSDLLRASIASAGNDYRLGANEAPPAIISVFLGATLTEVLDELEKNGNIKIEKGDNMYMKLGISKIPEIILDNTDRNRTSPFAFTGNKFEFRAVGSQANVAGPMTALNVIVADVLKGMYKDIEKEMAAGKEKKIAIVNVLRKYIKDSKKVRFEGDGYSDAWAKEAEKRGLSNLKSTPVALDVYQKKATKELFERHNVMNEIELHARHEIMLENFIMRVQIEGRVMGDLALNHIIPTAILYQNKMIENANGLKGLGLDHTAAVATIKEVSKHIESLKSNITAMIEARKKLNKEEDIVKMAKGYQTEVKEAYFDKIRYAVDKLELLVDDESWPLVKYREMLFLR, encoded by the coding sequence ATGGCAACACTCAGACAACAAGCCTTGTCAATGGTGCAGGCTAGACAGCGATCTGCTGTAAAAGCACCATCTACCAAAATATCCGATTATTTTGGCGAAAATGTATTTGGAACTGCGCAAATGAAAGTGTCTTTAGCTCCATCCGTTTTCAAAAAGGTAATGGAAGCGATCGATAAAGGCTCAAAAATAGATGTTTCAACTGCTGAGGAAATCGCATCTGCAGTGAAAACTTGGGCTCTTGCGAAAGGAGTAACACATTATACTCACTGGTTCCAACCATTGACAGGTTCTACAGCTGAGAAGCATGATTCCTTTTTCGATGCGTTAGGCGGATTGGAAAAGTTCAAAGGTAGTGCCTTAGTTCAGCAAGAACCAGATGCTTCTTCTTTCCCAAATGGAGGAATCAGATCTACTTTTGAAGCAAGAGGATATACTGCTTGGGATCCTTCTTCTCCAATTTTTATTTTTGAAAACACACTTTGTATCCCAACTATCTTTGTTTCCTATACAGGAGAGGCGTTGGATTACAAAACTCCTTTATTAAAATCTATGGAAGCGATCAATGATGCTTCCGTGCAGATCTGCCAATTATTTGACAGGAATGTGAAGAAAGTATTTCCTTCTCTTGGAGTAGAGCAAGAATACTTTGTAGTAGACAAAGCATTGTTTGCTGCAAGACCAGATTTGGTAATGGCTGGTAGAACTGTTTTTGGTCATAGCCCTGCTAGAGGTCAGCAATTAGATGATCATTATTTCGGTACGATCCCTACCAGGGTGAAGGACTTTATGGTTGACTTTGAAATTGAGTCTCATAAGCTTGGTATTCCTGTAATGACTCGTCACAATGAAGTGGCTCCTGGTCAGTTTGAGGTAGCTCCTTTGTTTGAAGAGATCAATAAAGCGACTGATCACAACCAGTTATTGATGGATGTGATGGATAAAGTTGCTGAAAAGCATAATTTGAAGGTGTTGTTCCACGAGAAGCCATTTGCTGGTGTCAACGGTAGTGGAAAGCACAATAACTGGTCATTGATTACTGACACTGGAGTAAACTTGTTCCAGCCAAGTAGTTCTGCAAGAGAGAACCTTCAGTTCTTGACATTCTTGGTAGCGACTATCAAAGCAGTATATGATCATTCAGATTTATTAAGAGCTAGTATTGCTTCTGCAGGTAATGATTACCGATTGGGTGCCAACGAAGCGCCTCCTGCAATCATTTCTGTTTTCTTGGGTGCTACTCTTACGGAGGTATTGGATGAGCTTGAGAAAAACGGAAATATCAAAATCGAGAAAGGTGACAACATGTATATGAAGTTAGGTATCTCCAAGATTCCTGAAATCATACTTGACAACACTGATAGAAATAGAACTTCTCCATTTGCATTTACAGGAAACAAATTTGAGTTCCGTGCGGTAGGATCTCAAGCTAACGTAGCTGGTCCAATGACTGCTCTTAACGTAATCGTAGCAGATGTCTTGAAAGGTATGTATAAAGATATCGAGAAAGAGATGGCTGCTGGTAAGGAGAAGAAAATTGCTATTGTGAATGTATTGAGAAAATACATCAAGGATAGTAAGAAGGTAAGGTTTGAAGGTGATGGATACTCTGATGCTTGGGCTAAAGAAGCTGAAAAAAGAGGTTTATCTAACTTGAAGTCTACTCCAGTTGCACTTGACGTGTACCAGAAGAAAGCTACGAAAGAGCTATTCGAAAGACACAACGTCATGAATGAGATAGAACTTCATGCACGTCATGAGATCATGTTGGAGAACTTCATTATGAGAGTTCAGATCGAAGGAAGAGTAATGGGAGATTTGGCATTGAATCATATCATTCCAACGGCTATTCTATATCAAAATAAAATGATTGAAAATGCCAATGGTCTGAAAGGACTTGGTTTGGATCATACTGCTGCTGTTGCTACGATCAAAGAGGTTTCTAAGCACATTGAATCCTTGAAATCCAATATTACTGCAATGATTGAAGCTCGTAAGAAGCTCAACAAAGAAGAAGATATTGTGAAAATGGCGAAAGGCTATCAGACTGAAGTGAAAGAAGCTTATTTTGACAAAATCAGATATGCTGTTGATAAGCTGGAGTTATTGGTAGACGATGAGTCTTGGCCATTAGTGAAATATAGAGAAATGTTGTTTTTGAGATAA